In Nitrospirota bacterium, one DNA window encodes the following:
- the rplU gene encoding 50S ribosomal protein L21, translated as MYAIVETGGKQYRVQPGEILKVEKLAGDVGGTVELTQVRLIQGDKGLLVGKPWVERGRVTAEIIAQGRTRSMMVFKKKRRKNYRRTKGHRQCFTEVRITGIETA; from the coding sequence ATGTACGCAATTGTGGAGACCGGGGGGAAGCAGTATCGGGTCCAGCCCGGCGAAATCTTGAAGGTCGAAAAGCTCGCCGGCGACGTCGGGGGCACCGTTGAACTCACGCAGGTGCGCTTGATCCAGGGCGACAAGGGCTTGCTGGTCGGCAAACCGTGGGTCGAACGGGGCCGCGTCACCGCCGAGATCATCGCACAAGGCCGGACCCGTTCCATGATGGTGTTCAAGAAGAAGCGGCGCAAGAACTATCGGCGCACCAAGGGCCACCGGCAATGTTTCACCGAGGTCCGCATCACCGGAATCGAAACGGCATAA
- a CDS encoding 50S ribosomal protein L27 — protein MATNKGGGSSRNGRDSNPQYLGVKAYGGELIKAGSIIIRQRGTKFFPGFNVGLGRDHTLFAKVTGVVKFEGGRARQKVSVYPPA, from the coding sequence ATGGCAACAAACAAAGGCGGCGGATCATCCAGGAACGGTCGTGACAGCAACCCCCAGTACCTCGGGGTCAAGGCCTACGGCGGGGAACTGATCAAGGCCGGGAGCATCATCATCCGGCAGCGGGGCACCAAGTTCTTTCCCGGCTTCAACGTCGGCCTGGGTCGGGACCATACCCTGTTCGCCAAAGTCACCGGAGTCGTCAAGTTCGAAGGCGGTCGCGCCCGTCAGAAGGTCAGCGTCTACCCGCCCGCCTGA